Proteins from a genomic interval of Streptococcus oralis:
- the bgaA gene encoding LPXTG-anchored adhesin/beta-galactosidase BgaA has protein sequence MEKGHWNRKRVYSIRKFAVGACSVMIGTCTVLFGGSVVGESPVFADETPITRTVEQAKEESPAVEEKEDQAVAEHKDVTSVDQSQAAPIEASKPEKKEDEPVAPKEEKASLKPEETAPKVESQASSQEKPVKEDLKAATNEEVNQMIEDRKVNFNQNWHFKLNANPKEAVKSDADVSTWQKLDLPHDWSIFNDFDHQSPAQNEGGQLNGGEAWYRKTFKLDEKDLKKNVRVTFDGVYMDSQVYVNGQLVGHYPNGYNQFSYDITKYLHKDGRENVIAVHAVNKQPSSRWYSGSGIYRDVTLQVTDKVHVEKNGTTILTPKLEQQQHGKVETHVTSKIVNTDDKDHELVAEYQIVERGGQAVTGVVRTASRTLKAHESTSLDAILEVEKPKLWTVLNDKPALYELITRVYRDGQLVDAKKDLFGYRYYHWTPNEGFSLNGERIKFHGVSLHHDHGALGAEENYKAEYRRLKQMKEMGVNAIRTTHNPASPQTLQIAAELGLLVQEEAFDTWYNGKKPYDYGRFFEKDATHPEARKGEKWSDYDLRTMVERDKNNPAVFMWSIGNEIGEANGDAHSLATVKRLVKVIKDVDKTRYVTMGADKFRFGNGSGGHEKIADELDAVGFNYSEDNYKKLRAKHPNWLIYGSETSSATRTRGSYYRPEQELKHSNGPERNYEQSDYGNDRVGWGKTATDSWTFDRDNAGYAGQFIWTGTDYIGEPTPWHNQNQTPVKSSYFGIVDTAGIPKHDFYLYQSQWVSAKKKPMVHLLPHWNWENRDLASKVEDAQGKIPVRAYSNAASVELFLNGQSLGVKTFNKKQTSDGRTYQEGANAKELYLEWKVAYQPGTLEAVARDEAGKEIARDKIITAGQPAGVRLVKEEHAIAADGKDLTYIYYEIVDSEGNVVPTANNLVRFQLHGQGQLVGVDNGEQASRERYKAQPDGSWIRRAFNGKGVAIVKSTEQAGKFTLTAHSDLLKSSQVTVFTGKKEGQEKTVLGTEVPKVRTVIEKEPKMPKTVGFIYSDGSREKRPVTWSSVDVSQAGVVTVKGMADGREVEARVEILAIANELPTVKRVAPGTDLSAVDKYVSIAVTDGSVQEYEVDKWEIAETDKAKLSVAGSRIPMTGQLGGETIHATLVVEEGEAAAPAVPTVTVGGEAVTGLTTQNPMQYRTLAYGASLPEVVASAENAAVTVVQASAANGMRASIYVQPKDGGPLQTYAIQFLEEAPKIDHLRLQVEKADGLKEDQTVKLSVLAHYQDGTQAVLPADKVNFSTSGEGEVAVRKGMLELHKPGTVTLKAEYEGVTGQIDLTIQANTEKKVAQSIRPVNVVTDLHQEPSLPATVTVEYDKGFPKAHKVTWEAIPKEKLDHYQTFEVLGKVEGIDLEARAKVSVEGIVSVEEVSVTTPIAEAPQLPESVRTYDSNGHVSSAKVTWDTIRPDQYAKEGVFTVNGRLEGTQLTTKLHVRVSAQTEQGANISDQWTGSELPLAFASDSNPSDPVSNVNDKLISFNDRPANRWTNWNRTNPEASVGVLFGDSGILSKRSVDNLSVGFHEDHGVGVPKSYVIEYYVGKTVPTAPKNPSFVGEENHVFNDPANWKEVSNLKAPAQLKAGEMNHFSFDKVETYAVRIRMVRLDSKKGTSITEVQIFAKQVAAAKQGQTRIQVDGKDLANFNPDLKDYYLESVDGKVPTVTASVSNNGLATVVPSVREGEPVRVIAKAENGDILGEYRLHFTKDKDLLSRKPLATVKQARLVQVGQPLELPTKVPVYFTGKDGYETKDLAVEWEEVPAENLTKAGQFTVRGRVLGSDLVAEFSVRVTDKLGEALSDNPDYDENSNRAFASATNDIDRNSHDRVDYLNDGNHSENRRWTNWSPTPSSNPEVSAGVIFRENGKIVERTVAQAKLHFFADSGTDAPSKLVLERYIGPDFEVPTYYSNYQAYDAAHPFNNPENWEAVPYRADKDIAAGDEINVTFKAVKAKAMRWRMERKVDKSGVAMIEMTFLAPSELPQESTQSKILVDGKELPDFSENRQDYQVTYSGQRPKVSVEETDQVASTVVDSGDDSLPVLVRLVSESGKQVKEYRIQLTKEKPVSEKTVAAVQEELPKLEFVEKDLAYKTVEKKDSTLYLGETRVEQEGKVGKERIFTAINPDGSKEEKLREVLEDPTDRIVLVGTKQGTSLPEDEVKNLVLNRPELVIEEEAIDFKVQERKSDKLYLGETRILQEGQKGIRIHLIEVENGKRTEKESYDKVLTQDRIVEVGTKPGTSLPEDEVKNLVLNRPELVIEEETIDFKVQEQKNDKLPAGQTRVLQEGQKGIRVHLIEVENGKRTEKESYDKVMAQDRIVEVGTAGETTKPVPQGSTKTQVSEKTDTKQNTSSAAGQVQKEQLPNTGSAASQAAVAAGLALMSVTSGLYFVSRKNK, from the coding sequence AATTGGCACTTTAAACTCAATGCGAATCCTAAAGAAGCTGTGAAATCAGATGCCGATGTATCAACATGGCAAAAATTGGATCTCCCACACGACTGGAGTATCTTTAACGATTTTGACCATCAATCACCTGCCCAAAACGAAGGTGGACAGCTCAATGGTGGTGAAGCTTGGTATCGCAAGACCTTTAAACTTGATGAAAAAGATCTCAAGAAAAATGTTCGTGTGACCTTTGATGGCGTCTACATGGACTCTCAAGTCTATGTCAATGGCCAGTTAGTGGGACATTATCCAAATGGTTATAACCAGTTCTCATATGATATCACCAAATACCTTCACAAAGATGGTCGTGAGAATGTGATTGCTGTCCATGCTGTTAACAAACAACCAAGTAGCCGTTGGTACTCAGGAAGTGGTATTTACCGTGATGTGACCTTGCAAGTGACAGATAAGGTTCATGTTGAGAAAAATGGAACAACTATCTTAACGCCAAAATTAGAACAACAGCAACATGGCAAGGTTGAAACTCATGTGACCAGCAAAATCGTCAATACAGACGATAAAGACCATGAGCTTGTGGCAGAATATCAAATTGTTGAACGTGGTGGTCAGGCCGTAACAGGCGTGGTTCGTACAGCAAGTCGTACCTTGAAAGCACATGAGTCAACAAGCCTAGATGCTATTTTAGAAGTTGAAAAACCAAAACTCTGGACAGTTTTAAATGACAAACCTGCCTTGTATGAATTGATTACGCGAGTGTACCGCGATGGTCAATTGGTGGATGCTAAGAAGGATTTGTTTGGTTACCGTTACTATCACTGGACACCAAATGAAGGCTTCTCTTTGAATGGCGAACGCATTAAATTCCATGGTGTTTCCTTGCACCATGACCACGGAGCGCTTGGAGCAGAAGAAAACTATAAAGCAGAATACCGTCGTCTCAAACAAATGAAGGAGATGGGGGTTAACGCCATCCGTACAACTCATAACCCTGCAAGTCCTCAAACCCTGCAAATCGCAGCAGAACTAGGCTTACTCGTTCAGGAAGAGGCCTTTGATACTTGGTATAATGGCAAGAAACCTTATGACTACGGACGTTTCTTTGAAAAAGATGCCACTCACCCAGAAGCAAGAAAAGGTGAAAAATGGTCTGACTACGATCTTCGTACCATGGTCGAAAGAGACAAAAATAACCCAGCTGTCTTCATGTGGTCAATTGGTAATGAAATCGGTGAAGCTAATGGGGATGCCCACTCTCTAGCAACTGTTAAACGTTTGGTAAAAGTTATCAAGGATGTTGATAAAACTCGTTACGTTACCATGGGAGCAGATAAGTTCCGTTTCGGTAATGGTAGTGGTGGACATGAGAAAATTGCTGATGAACTGGATGCGGTTGGATTTAACTACTCAGAAGATAACTACAAGAAACTTCGTGCGAAACATCCAAACTGGTTGATTTACGGTTCAGAAACATCTTCAGCTACCCGTACACGTGGAAGTTACTATCGCCCTGAACAGGAATTGAAACATAGTAACGGACCTGAGCGTAATTACGAACAGTCTGACTATGGTAATGACCGTGTTGGTTGGGGTAAAACTGCAACAGATTCATGGACTTTTGACCGTGACAATGCTGGCTATGCTGGACAATTTATCTGGACAGGTACAGATTATATCGGTGAGCCTACACCATGGCACAACCAAAACCAAACTCCTGTTAAGAGCTCTTACTTTGGTATTGTAGATACAGCGGGAATTCCAAAACATGACTTCTACCTCTACCAAAGCCAATGGGTTTCTGCTAAGAAGAAACCTATGGTGCACCTCCTTCCTCACTGGAACTGGGAAAATAGAGACTTGGCCTCTAAAGTAGAAGATGCTCAAGGTAAGATTCCAGTTCGTGCTTACTCTAACGCTGCTAGCGTTGAATTGTTCTTGAACGGTCAATCTCTTGGAGTTAAGACCTTCAACAAAAAACAAACCAGCGATGGTCGTACCTACCAAGAAGGTGCCAATGCTAAGGAACTCTATCTTGAGTGGAAGGTTGCTTACCAACCAGGTACCTTGGAAGCTGTAGCTCGCGATGAAGCTGGAAAAGAAATTGCACGTGATAAGATCATTACTGCAGGCCAACCAGCAGGAGTTCGCCTCGTCAAGGAAGAACACGCAATCGCCGCAGATGGAAAAGACTTGACCTACATCTACTACGAAATCGTTGACAGTGAAGGAAATGTTGTACCAACTGCAAATAATCTGGTTCGCTTCCAATTGCATGGACAAGGTCAACTGGTCGGTGTCGATAATGGGGAACAAGCCAGCCGTGAACGCTATAAAGCACAACCAGATGGTTCTTGGATTCGCAGAGCCTTTAACGGTAAAGGGGTTGCCATTGTCAAATCAACTGAACAAGCAGGTAAATTCACACTAACAGCCCATTCTGATCTCTTGAAATCTAGTCAAGTAACGGTCTTTACTGGTAAAAAAGAAGGTCAAGAAAAGACCGTTCTCGGGACAGAAGTACCAAAAGTACGTACTGTTATTGAGAAAGAGCCAAAAATGCCGAAGACAGTCGGTTTTATCTACAGTGATGGCAGTCGTGAAAAACGTCCAGTAACTTGGTCTTCAGTTGATGTGAGCCAAGCAGGAGTTGTGACTGTTAAAGGTATGGCAGACGGACGCGAAGTTGAGGCCCGTGTCGAAATTCTAGCAATTGCAAATGAGCTTCCAACTGTTAAGCGTGTTGCTCCAGGAACAGACTTGAGTGCTGTTGACAAATACGTTTCTATTGCCGTTACGGATGGAAGCGTACAAGAATACGAAGTTGATAAGTGGGAGATTGCGGAAACAGATAAAGCTAAACTGTCAGTTGCAGGATCACGTATTCCAATGACTGGCCAACTGGGTGGTGAGACTATTCACGCTACCCTTGTAGTAGAAGAAGGTGAGGCTGCGGCACCTGCAGTACCAACTGTAACGGTTGGTGGTGAAGCTGTCACTGGTCTTACTACTCAAAATCCAATGCAATATCGAACTCTTGCTTACGGTGCATCCTTGCCAGAAGTTGTAGCAAGTGCTGAAAATGCAGCTGTTACTGTAGTCCAAGCAAGTGCAGCAAACGGCATGCGCGCAAGCATCTATGTTCAACCAAAAGATGGTGGCCCTCTTCAAACCTATGCAATTCAATTCCTTGAAGAAGCACCAAAAATTGACCACTTGAGGTTACAAGTAGAGAAAGCTGACGGTCTTAAAGAAGATCAAACAGTGAAATTGTCTGTTCTTGCCCACTATCAAGACGGAACACAAGCAGTTTTACCAGCAGATAAAGTGAACTTCTCTACAAGTGGTGAAGGGGAAGTCGCAGTTCGTAAAGGAATGCTTGAGTTGCATAAGCCAGGAACAGTCACTCTCAAAGCAGAATATGAGGGGGTTACAGGTCAAATCGATCTCACGATTCAGGCCAATACTGAGAAAAAAGTAGCCCAATCTATCCGTCCAGTAAACGTAGTAACAGACTTGCATCAGGAACCAAGCCTTCCAGCAACAGTAACAGTTGAGTATGACAAAGGTTTCCCTAAAGCCCACAAAGTCACTTGGGAAGCTATTCCAAAAGAAAAACTAGACCACTATCAAACCTTTGAAGTTCTAGGTAAAGTTGAAGGGATTGACCTTGAAGCGCGTGCTAAAGTCTCTGTAGAAGGTATCGTTTCGGTTGAAGAAGTCAGTGTGACAACACCAATCGCTGAAGCACCACAATTACCAGAAAGTGTTCGTACCTACGATTCAAATGGTCACGTTTCATCTGCCAAGGTTACTTGGGATACGATTCGTCCAGACCAGTACGCTAAGGAAGGTGTCTTTACAGTTAATGGTCGTCTAGAAGGTACGCAATTAACTACCAAACTTCATGTTCGTGTGTCTGCTCAAACTGAGCAAGGAGCAAATATTTCTGACCAATGGACCGGTTCAGAATTGCCACTTGCCTTTGCTTCAGACTCAAATCCAAGCGACCCTGTTTCAAATGTCAACGATAAATTGATTTCCTTTAATGACCGACCAGCCAACCGTTGGACAAACTGGAATCGTACTAATCCAGAAGCTTCAGTCGGTGTCCTATTCGGAGATTCAGGTATCTTGAGCAAACGTTCTGTTGATAATCTAAGTGTCGGATTCCACGAAGACCACGGAGTTGGTGTACCTAAGTCTTATGTGATTGAGTATTATGTTGGTAAGACTGTTCCAACAGCTCCTAAAAATCCTAGCTTTGTAGGTGAGGAAAACCATGTCTTTAACGATCCTGCAAACTGGAAAGAGGTAAGCAATCTCAAAGCACCAGCTCAATTAAAAGCTGGAGAAATGAATCACTTTAGCTTTGATAAGGTTGAAACCTATGCTGTCCGTATTCGTATGGTTCGACTAGATAGCAAGAAAGGAACGTCTATCACAGAAGTACAAATCTTTGCGAAACAAGTTGCGGCAGCTAAACAAGGACAGACAAGAATCCAAGTTGACGGTAAAGACTTAGCAAACTTCAACCCTGATTTGAAAGACTACTACCTTGAGTCTGTAGATGGAAAAGTTCCTACAGTAACAGCAAGTGTTAGCAACAATGGTCTTGCGACGGTTGTTCCAAGCGTTCGTGAAGGTGAGCCAGTTCGTGTCATCGCGAAAGCTGAAAATGGCGACATCTTAGGAGAATACCGTCTACACTTCACTAAGGACAAAGACTTACTTTCTCGTAAACCTCTTGCTACGGTTAAACAAGCACGTTTGGTACAAGTAGGTCAACCACTTGAATTGCCAACTAAGGTTCCGGTTTACTTCACAGGTAAAGACGGCTATGAAACAAAAGACTTGGCAGTTGAATGGGAAGAAGTTCCAGCAGAAAATCTGACAAAAGCAGGTCAATTTACTGTTCGAGGTCGTGTCCTTGGTAGTGACCTCGTTGCGGAATTCTCTGTACGAGTGACAGACAAACTTGGTGAGGCCCTCTCAGACAACCCTGACTATGATGAAAATAGTAACCGCGCCTTTGCTTCAGCCACTAACGATATTGATAGAAATTCCCATGACCGTGTGGACTATCTCAATGACGGAAATCATTCAGAAAATCGTCGTTGGACAAACTGGTCTCCAACTCCATCTTCTAATCCAGAAGTATCAGCAGGTGTGATCTTCCGTGAAAATGGCAAGATTGTAGAACGGACTGTTGCGCAAGCCAAACTTCATTTCTTTGCAGATAGTGGTACGGATGCACCATCTAAACTTGTTTTGGAGCGCTATATCGGCCCAGATTTTGAAGTCCCTACCTACTATTCAAACTATCAAGCCTATGATGCAGCCCATCCATTCAACAATCCAGAAAATTGGGAAGCTGTGCCTTATCGTGCGGATAAAGACATTGCAGCTGGTGATGAAATCAACGTAACATTTAAAGCTGTCAAAGCCAAAGCCATGAGATGGCGTATGGAGCGTAAAGTTGACAAGAGCGGTGTTGCGATGATTGAGATGACCTTCCTTGCTCCAAGCGAATTGCCTCAAGAAAGCACTCAATCGAAGATTCTTGTAGATGGAAAAGAACTTCCTGATTTCTCTGAAAACCGTCAAGACTATCAAGTAACTTATAGCGGACAACGTCCAAAAGTTTCAGTTGAGGAAACAGACCAAGTGGCTTCAACAGTTGTAGATAGCGGAGACGATAGCCTTCCAGTACTTGTTCGTCTTGTTTCAGAAAGTGGAAAACAAGTCAAGGAATACCGTATCCAGTTGACCAAGGAAAAACCAGTTTCTGAGAAGACAGTTGCTGCTGTACAAGAAGAACTTCCAAAACTCGAATTTGTTGAAAAAGATTTGGCCTATAAGACAGTTGAGAAAAAAGATTCAACACTGTATCTAGGTGAAACTCGTGTAGAACAAGAAGGAAAAGTTGGTAAAGAACGTATCTTTACAGCGATTAATCCTGATGGAAGTAAAGAAGAAAAACTCCGTGAAGTGTTAGAGGATCCGACAGACCGCATCGTCTTGGTTGGAACGAAGCAAGGAACCTCCCTTCCAGAAGATGAAGTGAAGAACCTTGTCCTTAACAGACCAGAACTTGTAATCGAAGAAGAAGCAATTGATTTCAAGGTTCAGGAACGTAAGTCTGATAAGTTGTATCTAGGTGAAACTCGTATCCTCCAAGAAGGTCAAAAGGGTATTCGCATTCACTTGATCGAGGTTGAAAATGGTAAGCGGACTGAAAAAGAAAGCTATGATAAAGTTTTAACTCAGGATCGCATCGTAGAAGTAGGAACAAAACCAGGAACCTCCCTTCCAGAGGATGAAGTGAAGAACCTTGTCCTTAACAGACCAGAACTTGTAATCGAAGAAGAAACAATTGACTTCAAGGTTCAGGAACAAAAGAACGATAAGCTTCCAGCAGGTCAAACCCGTGTTCTCCAAGAAGGACAAAAAGGTATCCGTGTTCACTTGATTGAAGTTGAAAATGGCAAGCGGACTGAAAAAGAAAGCTATGATAAAGTCATGGCTCAGGATCGCATCGTAGAAGTCGGTACAGCTGGCGAAACGACCAAGCCAGTACCGCAAGGATCTACAAAAACACAAGTATCAGAAAAAACAGATACAAAACAAAACACTTCAAGTGCAGCTGGTCAGGTTCAAAAAGAGCAGTTACCAAATACAGGAAGTGCAGCAAGCCAAGCAGCAGTAGCAGCAGGACTTGCTTTGATGTCAGTGACTAGTGGATTGTACTTTGTAAGCCGTAAAAATAAATAA
- a CDS encoding DUF3397 domain-containing protein produces MGMILMKIASILLLILTLVVCFIVTKLFGLRKIGFNFADVAFPLLVFEYYLITAKAFTHNFLPRLGVALSLLAILLVIFFLVKKRSFYYPKFIKFFWRAGFLLTLIIYIAMIVELMMVK; encoded by the coding sequence ATGGGTATGATTTTAATGAAAATAGCATCTATTTTATTATTGATATTAACCTTGGTGGTTTGCTTTATTGTCACCAAGCTTTTCGGACTCAGGAAAATAGGATTTAATTTCGCGGATGTAGCTTTTCCACTTTTGGTATTTGAGTACTATCTGATTACTGCTAAAGCCTTTACCCACAACTTTCTACCACGACTTGGTGTCGCACTTTCTCTCCTAGCAATCCTCCTTGTAATCTTTTTCCTTGTCAAAAAACGAAGTTTTTATTACCCTAAATTCATCAAATTCTTCTGGAGAGCCGGTTTTCTCCTTACCTTAATCATCTATATAGCAATGATTGTCGAATTGATGATGGTAAAATAA
- a CDS encoding TIGR01212 family radical SAM protein (This family includes YhcC from E. coli K-12, an uncharacterized radical SAM protein.) produces MKVMKSYNTLNDYYRKLFGEKTFKVPIDAGFDCPNRDGTVAHGGCTFCTVSGSGDAIVAPDAPIREQFYKEIDFMHRKWPDVKKYLVYFQNFTNTHEKVEVIRERYEQAINEPGVVGINIGTRPDCLPDETIEYLAELSERMHVTVELGLQTTFEATSDLINRAHSYELYVETVKRLRKYPKIEIVSHLINGLPGETHEMMVENVRRCVTDNDIQGIKLHLLHLMTNTRMQRDYHEGRLQLMSQDEYVKVICDQLEIIPKHIVIHRITGDAPREMLIGPMWSLKKWEVLNAIETEMRRRGSVQGCKAVKQEFKNEKTT; encoded by the coding sequence ATGAAAGTTATGAAATCTTATAATACCTTGAATGATTATTATCGAAAACTTTTTGGAGAAAAGACTTTTAAAGTTCCGATTGATGCGGGATTTGACTGTCCCAATCGGGATGGAACTGTGGCTCATGGGGGCTGTACTTTTTGTACAGTTTCAGGTTCTGGAGATGCTATCGTGGCACCGGATGCTCCTATCCGCGAGCAATTTTATAAGGAAATTGACTTTATGCATCGCAAATGGCCAGATGTTAAAAAGTATCTGGTTTATTTTCAAAACTTTACCAACACCCATGAAAAGGTGGAAGTGATTCGGGAACGCTATGAGCAGGCTATCAACGAGCCAGGTGTAGTAGGAATTAATATCGGAACGCGGCCAGACTGTCTGCCAGACGAAACCATCGAATATTTGGCTGAGTTATCGGAACGCATGCATGTGACGGTAGAATTGGGCTTACAGACAACCTTTGAAGCAACCTCTGACCTGATTAACCGTGCCCATTCCTATGAATTGTATGTTGAAACAGTAAAACGCTTGAGGAAATATCCCAAGATTGAGATTGTTTCCCATTTGATCAATGGTTTGCCCGGTGAGACTCATGAGATGATGGTCGAAAATGTCCGTCGCTGTGTCACGGATAATGATATACAAGGTATTAAGCTGCACTTGCTTCACCTCATGACCAATACACGGATGCAGCGAGATTACCACGAAGGACGCTTGCAACTGATGAGTCAGGATGAGTATGTCAAGGTCATTTGTGACCAACTGGAAATCATTCCCAAGCATATTGTCATCCACCGAATCACGGGAGATGCACCTAGAGAAATGCTGATTGGTCCCATGTGGAGCCTCAAAAAATGGGAAGTGCTAAATGCTATTGAAACTGAGATGCGCCGTCGTGGAAGTGTGCAAGGATGCAAGGCTGTAAAACAGGAGTTTAAAAATGAAAAGACCACTTGA
- a CDS encoding tRNA (mnm(5)s(2)U34)-methyltransferase produces MKRPLEMAHDFLAEVVTKKDIVVDATMGNGHDTLFLTKLAKRVYAFDIQEQALEKTQERLDQAGMTNAQLILQGHETLDQFVTEAKAGIFNLGYLPSANKSVITQPQTTIEALEKLCRLLVKGGRIAIMIYYGHEGGDTERDAVLDFVSQLNQQEYTAVIYRTLNQVNNPPFLVMIEKLEGYRHG; encoded by the coding sequence ATGAAAAGACCACTTGAGATGGCACATGATTTTTTGGCTGAAGTTGTGACAAAAAAGGATATCGTAGTGGATGCGACCATGGGTAATGGCCATGATACCCTTTTTTTAACCAAGCTAGCCAAGCGAGTCTATGCCTTTGATATCCAGGAGCAGGCTTTAGAGAAGACGCAAGAGCGTTTGGATCAGGCTGGAATGACAAATGCCCAGTTAATCTTGCAAGGTCATGAGACACTAGACCAGTTTGTGACAGAAGCTAAGGCAGGGATTTTTAATCTGGGTTATCTGCCTTCTGCTAACAAATCCGTCATCACACAACCTCAGACTACTATCGAAGCCTTAGAAAAGCTTTGCCGTTTGCTTGTCAAAGGAGGACGGATTGCTATCATGATCTACTATGGTCATGAAGGAGGAGACACCGAGAGGGATGCTGTGTTGGATTTTGTTAGCCAGTTGAACCAACAAGAGTATACAGCTGTTATTTATCGAACTCTCAACCAAGTTAATAATCCACCGTTTTTAGTTATGATTGAAAAATTAGAAGGGTATAGACATGGATAA
- a CDS encoding cation:proton antiporter, with translation MELLIYLILFLFVLIISTTTNKLLPFLPLPLVQILLGIGIGLFVPDADFHLNTELFLAMVIGPLLFREAEEADITSILKHWRIVVVLIFPVIFISTLSLGGMAHFLWMTLPLAACLAVGAALGPTDLVAFASLSERFRFPKRVSNILKGEGLLNDASGLVAFQMALAAWTTGTFSLSQAGTSLALSILGGFVVGFVTAMVNRFLHTFLLSVRAIDIASELLLELSLPLMTFFIAEEFHVSGIIAVVVAGILKASRFKKITLLEAQVDTVTETVWHTVTFMLNGSVFVILGMELELIAEPILSNSLYNPLLLLLSVVVLTFLLFAIRFVMIAGFYFVRTRRLKKKIHKYMKDMLLLTFSGVKGTVSIATTLLIPSHLEQEYPLLLFLVAGVTLLSFLTGLLVLPHLSEEQEESKDHLMHIAILNDVAAELEKELDHHKNKLPLYAAIDNYHGRIENLILSLENKRVQEDWESLKLLILSIESDGLEQAYEENRISERGYRVYQRYLKNMEQSINRNFASRVTYYFLVSLRILRFLLHEMFTFGKTFRSWMNEESRKLLAVDYDQISELYLENTELIIESLENLKGVYKSSLISFMQESRLRETAIIGSGAFVERVINRIKPNNIDEMLRGYYLERKAIFEYEEAKLITAKYAKKLRQNVNNLENYSLKEAANTLPYDMVDLIRRT, from the coding sequence GTGGAATTACTTATTTACTTGATTCTATTTTTATTTGTCTTAATCATTTCAACTACGACCAATAAACTTCTCCCTTTTTTGCCCCTTCCTCTTGTACAAATTCTTTTGGGGATTGGGATTGGTTTATTTGTTCCCGATGCGGACTTTCATCTCAATACAGAGCTGTTTCTGGCCATGGTTATTGGTCCCTTACTCTTCCGGGAGGCAGAAGAAGCCGATATTACGTCCATTTTGAAGCACTGGCGGATTGTCGTCGTTCTGATTTTTCCTGTGATTTTTATCTCGACCTTAAGCTTAGGAGGCATGGCTCACTTCCTTTGGATGACTCTTCCGTTGGCTGCCTGTTTAGCAGTTGGAGCGGCACTTGGCCCAACAGATTTGGTTGCCTTTGCGTCTCTTTCTGAACGTTTTCGTTTTCCTAAACGGGTTTCCAATATCCTAAAAGGGGAAGGGCTCTTAAATGACGCTTCTGGTTTGGTTGCCTTTCAGATGGCTCTGGCTGCTTGGACAACAGGAACTTTTTCTCTCAGCCAAGCTGGAACTTCCCTAGCACTTTCTATTCTTGGTGGTTTTGTAGTCGGTTTTGTGACGGCTATGGTCAATCGTTTCTTGCATACTTTTTTACTGAGTGTGCGAGCGATAGATATAGCCAGCGAACTATTGCTAGAGCTAAGTTTACCACTCATGACCTTTTTTATCGCAGAAGAGTTTCATGTTTCAGGGATTATCGCAGTTGTAGTCGCAGGTATTTTGAAGGCCAGTCGCTTTAAGAAAATTACGCTCCTTGAGGCCCAGGTAGACACTGTGACGGAGACCGTCTGGCACACCGTGACCTTTATGCTAAATGGATCAGTCTTTGTTATCTTGGGAATGGAGTTAGAGTTGATTGCGGAGCCAATTTTGTCTAATTCGCTCTACAATCCCCTTCTTTTACTGCTTTCAGTTGTCGTTCTGACCTTCTTGCTTTTTGCGATCCGCTTTGTCATGATTGCTGGTTTTTACTTTGTGAGGACGCGTCGACTCAAGAAAAAAATTCATAAGTACATGAAAGATATGCTTCTTTTGACCTTCTCTGGTGTCAAAGGGACAGTATCTATCGCGACCACTCTCCTCATACCAAGTCATTTGGAGCAGGAATATCCTTTGTTGCTCTTCTTAGTAGCAGGCGTTACACTATTGAGCTTTCTAACAGGTTTATTGGTTCTCCCTCACTTATCTGAAGAACAAGAGGAAAGCAAGGATCATTTGATGCATATTGCGATTTTGAATGATGTAGCTGCAGAATTAGAAAAAGAACTGGACCATCACAAGAACAAACTTCCTCTTTATGCAGCTATTGATAACTATCATGGTCGGATTGAAAACCTCATCCTTAGTCTGGAAAATAAGAGAGTCCAAGAGGACTGGGAGTCCCTCAAACTTCTTATCTTGAGTATTGAGAGTGATGGTTTGGAGCAAGCCTACGAGGAAAATAGAATCAGTGAGCGTGGCTATCGAGTTTACCAACGTTACCTAAAAAACATGGAGCAGAGTATCAATCGGAATTTCGCTTCTAGAGTGACTTATTACTTCCTAGTTTCCTTACGAATACTGCGCTTTCTACTCCATGAAATGTTTACCTTTGGCAAAACTTTCCGTAGTTGGATGAACGAAGAATCTCGTAAACTACTAGCAGTTGACTATGATCAGATTTCAGAGTTGTATTTGGAAAATACAGAGCTGATTATCGAGAGTTTGGAAAACCTCAAAGGGGTTTATAAGAGTTCTCTGATTAGTTTTATGCAAGAGTCTCGTCTACGCGAGACGGCCATTATCGGAAGCGGTGCCTTTGTTGAGCGGGTTATAAATCGCATCAAGCCAAACAATATCGATGAAATGCTACGAGGCTACTATCTCGAACGTAAGGCAATCTTTGAATACGAAGAAGCTAAACTGATAACAGCCAAGTATGCTAAAAAACTACGCCAAAATGTGAATAATTTAGAGAATTATTCTCTGAAAGAGGCCGCAAATACCTTGCCTTATGATATGGTAGATTTAATCAGAAGAACTTAG